The Triplophysa dalaica isolate WHDGS20190420 chromosome 5, ASM1584641v1, whole genome shotgun sequence genome window below encodes:
- the tmem168a gene encoding transmembrane protein 168-A, translating to MSGQEDPGKAVDMWSSLRCLGYLSSFNLLVAVCLGMYVRWEQTAEGVILVIFILGLFVSAIACILYYYFSMESASLSLFHLWFGFLQGLLCFLNIPSLEKDIKHQVTNYLLLASVAIRTLGALTERLCGNATYKPVVLTSFELLELLGFAVASLSLFVNESVAVIALVLALAALIVDLRMKSPLALPNLTCFTVITAVYFFKSLKFETNPYALSCYLGRLICEPLLDVYFSSLSPTERWKPFFSAGGLWRKLSLFPLSLFEVAFVVLCALKLGDMNVWYLVIPGFCVFGLLWVLCHMVFLVTLWGFHTKLSECQKTCKDQQSDTLSLVRIMASRGMRHFCLISERLLLFCMLSTFILAAVSWQVTNVLFMSVFLVLLPLESLAHGLFHELGNCLGGTSVGYAVVIPTYYNSADGQPLLLAPGQVQECQSTSTLNAIQTLFSHHLIQAFSCDYSTSLSLDPLLGKLRSFLDLCTAEGPRHDTYVLYYSGRTLLSGDWALAGGECLRLQQVLDMWKERNTSFSSRLIMVLDTENSAPWVKAMGRVEGMYVAVQGAKMSPAGDAEDQRAPRLGDFTQEWVKYNCDPDSGVQWSESGRVVTAIYGVSKPWSDYALHLPTGSDVAKHWKTHFPRATYPLLVVANWCCGLNLLWLCSACLRCVRRMKLSWFPPNILDTGQGIKLVRS from the exons ATGTCTGGTCAAGAGGATCCCGGCAAGGCTGTAGACATGTGGTCCTCCCTCCGCTGTCTAGGCTATCTGTCCAGCTTCAACCTGCTGGTCGCTGTGTGTCTGGGAATGTACGTACGATGGGAGCAGACGGCTGAAGGTGTCATACTGGTCATCTTCATCCTTGGTTTGTTCGTCTCGGCCATCGCCTGTATCCTCTACTACTACTTTTCAATGGAGTCAGCCAGTTTAAGTCTTTTCCACCTGTGGTTTGGCTTCCTGCAAGGTCTGTTGTGCTTCCTCAATATCCCGTCTTTGGAGAAGGACATAAAACATCAGGTCACAAACTACCTGTTGCTGGCTAGTGTGGCCATTCGAACACTCGGGGCCCTGACAGAACGTCTGTGTGGTAATGCTACGTATAAACCTGTTGTTCTCACCTCATTTGAGCTTCTGGAGCTTTTGGGCTTCGCTGTCGCCAGCCTCAGTCTGTTTGTCAACGAATCGGTGGCTGTTATAGCTCTAGTGCTCGCTTTGGCAGCCCTCATTGTGGACCTTCGAATGAAGTCGCCATTGGCGCTCCCGAACCTCACCTGCTTCACTGTGATCACCGCAGTTTATTTCTTCAAGTCTTTAAAGTTTGAAACCAACCCCTACGCCCTCAGCTGCTACCTGGGACGGCTTATATGCGAACCTCTATTGGACGTCTACTTTAGCAGCCTGTCGCCTACAGAACGCTGGAAGCCGTTTTTCTCGGCTGGAGGTTTGTGGAGGAAGCTCTCCTTGTTCCCCCTGAGCCTATTCGAAGTGGCGTTTGTGGTGCTCTGTGCCCTGAAGCTGGGTGACATGAACGTGTGGTATCTGGTCATCCCCGGCTTCTGTGTCTTTGGCCTTTTGTGGGTCCTGTGCCACATGGTCTTCTTGGTCACACTGTGGGGTTTTCACACCAAGCTAAGCGAATGCCAGAAGACGTGTAAGGACCAGCAGTCAGACACACTCAGTTTGGTCAGGATAATGGCCTCTCGAGGCATGCGTCATTTCTGCCTGATCTCTGAACGCCTGCTACTCTTCTGCATGCTGTCCACATTCATACTGGCTGCTGTCTCATGGCAG GTTACGAATGTGCTCTTCATGAGTGTGTTTTTAGTGTTACTGCCACTGGAGTCTTTGGCTCACGGACTCTTTCATGAACTGGGCAATTGCTTGGGGGGCACCAGCGTAGGGTACGCTGTTGTCATTCCCACCTATTACAACAG TGCGGATGGCCAACCATTGTTACTGGCTCCGGGGCAAGTCCAGGAGTGCCAGTCCACATCCACCTTGAACGCCATACAGACACTGTTTTCTCACCATCTGATCCAGGCGTTCAGCTGTGACTACTCCACCAGTCTTAGCCTGGACCCCCTGCTGGGAAAACTGCGCTCTTTTCTGGACCTCTGCACCGCAGAAGGTCCGCGTCATGACACCTACGTCCTGTACTACAGTGGCCGGACCCTTCTCAGCGGCGACTGGGCACTGGCAG GCGGTGAGTGTTTACGTCTACAGCAGGTTCTCGACATGTGGAAGGAACGAAACACCAGTTTCTCCTCCCGCCTTATCATGGTCCTAGATACCGAGAATTCAGCACCGTGGGTGAAGGCCATGGGAAGGGTCGAAGGGATGTACGTAGCGGTTCAAGGAGCGAAGATGAGCCCCGCCGGAGATGCGGAGGATCAGCGAGCCCCCCGGCTGGGAGACTTCACGCAGGAGTGGGTGAAATACAACTGTGATCCTGACAGCGGTGTTCAGTGGTCGGAAAGTGGAAGGGTCGTCACTGCTATATATGGCGTATCCAAACCCTGGAGCGACTACGCCCTTCACCTGCCCACTGGGAGCGACGTGGCCAAGCACTGGAAAACTCACTTCCCCCGGGCCACGTACCCTCTGTTGGTGGTGGCCAACTGGTGCTGTGGACTTAACCTACTCTGGTTGTGTAGTGCCTGCTTGCGATGCGTTAGGAGAATGAAACTGTCATGGTTTCCACCCAACATACTGGACACAGGGCAGGGAATTAAACTGGTACGGTCATAA